Proteins from a genomic interval of Streptomyces sp. Tu6071:
- a CDS encoding amidohydrolase family protein — MVSEELGEEYGKRSARVLGLEPGGAREAAAVREFARRIGAERGLVDVHTHFMPDRVLRKVWAYFDAAEPLVGRQWPITYRRAEDERIAVLRAFGVRAFTSMLYPHKPGMAEWLNGWAADFAARVPECLHTATFFPEPGVEAYVRAAVEGGARVFKAHVQVGAYDPAEPVLDPVWGLLAEAGVPVVAHCGSGPVPGKYTGPGPMREVLARHPRLRLVVAHLGMPEYSEFLDLVADYPEVRLDTTMAWTGFAEEFAPFPHAELPRLAAYGDRVLLGTDFPNTPYPYAHQLEVMTDLGLGEEWLRAVCHDNAASLFGLDDNAS, encoded by the coding sequence ATGGTGAGTGAGGAACTGGGCGAGGAGTACGGGAAGCGGTCGGCGCGGGTCCTGGGGCTTGAGCCCGGCGGCGCGCGGGAGGCGGCGGCGGTACGGGAGTTCGCGCGGCGGATCGGGGCGGAACGCGGGCTCGTCGACGTGCACACGCACTTCATGCCGGACCGGGTGCTGCGCAAGGTGTGGGCGTACTTCGACGCGGCGGAGCCGCTCGTCGGGCGGCAGTGGCCGATCACGTACCGCCGTGCCGAGGACGAACGCATCGCGGTGCTGCGGGCCTTCGGCGTGCGCGCCTTCACGTCGATGCTCTACCCGCACAAGCCGGGCATGGCCGAGTGGCTCAACGGGTGGGCCGCCGACTTCGCCGCGCGTGTGCCGGAGTGCCTGCACACGGCGACGTTCTTCCCGGAGCCGGGCGTCGAGGCTTACGTGCGGGCGGCGGTCGAGGGCGGGGCGCGGGTGTTCAAGGCGCATGTGCAGGTGGGGGCCTACGACCCGGCGGAGCCGGTGCTCGACCCGGTGTGGGGGCTGCTCGCCGAGGCCGGGGTGCCGGTCGTGGCGCACTGCGGCTCGGGGCCCGTACCGGGGAAGTACACGGGGCCGGGGCCCATGCGCGAGGTCCTCGCGAGACACCCGCGACTGCGACTCGTCGTCGCGCACCTCGGCATGCCCGAGTACAGCGAGTTCCTCGACCTCGTCGCCGACTACCCGGAGGTGCGGCTCGACACGACGATGGCGTGGACGGGCTTCGCCGAGGAGTTCGCGCCGTTCCCGCACGCAGAACTGCCCCGGCTCGCGGCGTACGGGGACCGGGTGCTGCTCGGCACGGACTTCCCCAACACCCCGTACCCGTACGCGCATCAGCTGGAGGTGATGACGGACCTGGGCCTCGGCGAGGAGTGGCTGCGGGCGGTCTGCCACGACAACGCGGCTAGCCTCTTCGGACTGGATGACAACGCTAGTTGA
- a CDS encoding response regulator transcription factor, which yields MTTIPPQGHTEASVDGRPVRVLVVDDETNLTELLSMALRYEGWEIRTATDGAGAVREVRGFRPDAVVLDMVLPDMDGLSVLHLMRREQPDTPVLFLTEKDAAADRVAGLTAGGDEYVSKPFSLEEVVARLRGLIRRAGAGRRSTSVLTVGDLVLDEDSHEVSRGGTDIHLTATEFELLRYLMRNPRRVLSKAQILDRVWSYDFGGQANVVELYISYLRRKIDRGREPMIHTRRGAGYLIKPAELAAAVPAGRH from the coding sequence ATGACCACGATTCCGCCCCAGGGGCACACCGAAGCGAGCGTGGACGGGCGTCCCGTCCGGGTGCTCGTCGTGGACGACGAGACCAATCTGACCGAGCTGCTCTCCATGGCTCTGCGCTACGAGGGCTGGGAGATCCGTACCGCGACGGATGGCGCGGGCGCGGTGCGCGAGGTGCGGGGGTTCCGGCCCGACGCCGTCGTGCTCGACATGGTGCTGCCCGACATGGACGGGCTCAGCGTGCTGCACCTCATGCGCCGTGAGCAGCCCGATACGCCCGTGCTCTTCCTGACCGAGAAGGACGCCGCCGCCGACCGTGTCGCGGGGCTGACCGCCGGTGGCGACGAGTACGTCAGCAAGCCGTTCAGCCTGGAGGAGGTCGTGGCGCGGCTGCGCGGGCTCATCCGGCGCGCGGGTGCCGGGCGGCGGTCCACCTCCGTGCTCACGGTCGGGGATCTCGTACTCGACGAGGACAGCCACGAGGTGTCCCGGGGCGGTACGGACATCCATCTCACCGCGACCGAGTTCGAGTTGCTCCGCTACCTCATGCGCAATCCGCGACGTGTGCTGAGCAAGGCGCAGATCCTCGACCGCGTCTGGAGTTACGACTTCGGCGGCCAGGCCAATGTCGTCGAGCTGTACATCTCGTACCTGCGGCGGAAGATCGACCGGGGCCGCGAGCCGATGATCCACACCCGGCGCGGCGCCGGGTACCTCATCAAGCCCGCCGAACTCGCCGCCGCCGTCCCCGCCGGACGCCACTGA
- a CDS encoding TetR/AcrR family transcriptional regulator, whose protein sequence is MVKGRAVSAPRASVWLTDAAARTRTRRSEQPSGLDRERITAATVRLLDREGLARFSMRRLAGELKVTAMSVYWYVDTKEDLLELALDAVVGELTVGPEGLEGDWRQRLRELARAYRAMMVRHPWVAPLMGSYLNIGPCSQAFSRRMRAVLHDSGLGAKEQLGALSAVFRFVYGFGAIEGNVIRRCRAAGHTQDEYYREAMGSMARRPEFVESFGDTEELFGPEGMGGGVAEMRERDFAFALDLLVTGIEAMARETAAT, encoded by the coding sequence ATGGTGAAGGGGCGCGCGGTGAGTGCTCCGCGGGCGAGCGTGTGGCTCACGGACGCCGCCGCCCGGACACGTACCCGCAGGAGCGAGCAGCCCTCCGGGCTCGACCGCGAGCGCATCACGGCGGCGACGGTGCGGCTTCTCGACCGCGAGGGGCTCGCGCGGTTCTCCATGCGGCGGCTCGCGGGTGAGCTGAAGGTCACCGCGATGTCCGTCTACTGGTACGTGGACACCAAGGAGGACCTGCTCGAACTCGCCCTCGACGCCGTGGTCGGCGAGCTGACCGTGGGCCCCGAGGGCCTGGAGGGCGACTGGCGGCAGCGGCTGCGGGAGCTGGCGCGCGCCTACCGCGCGATGATGGTCCGCCACCCCTGGGTCGCCCCGCTCATGGGCAGTTACCTCAACATCGGCCCCTGCTCGCAGGCGTTCTCGCGGCGCATGCGCGCCGTGCTGCACGACTCGGGGCTCGGCGCCAAGGAGCAACTCGGCGCGCTCTCCGCCGTCTTCCGCTTCGTCTACGGGTTCGGCGCGATCGAGGGCAACGTGATCCGCCGCTGCCGCGCGGCGGGCCACACGCAGGACGAGTACTACCGCGAGGCGATGGGCTCGATGGCGCGCCGCCCCGAGTTCGTCGAGTCCTTCGGCGACACCGAGGAGCTGTTCGGCCCCGAGGGCATGGGCGGCGGCGTCGCCGAGATGCGCGAGCGCGATTTCGCCTTCGCCCTCGACCTCCTCGTCACCGGCATCGAGGCGATGGCACGGGAGACGGCCGCCACCTGA
- a CDS encoding PPOX class F420-dependent oxidoreductase, which produces MAPSVATNTTVDLAGLLDFVRPRHHAILLTRRADGSPQGSPLTCGVDDSGRIVVSTYPERAKTRNARRDPRVSILVLSDDFGGPWVQVDGTAEVIDAPDSVEPLVEYFRNISGEHPDWDEYRAAMIKQGKSIIRVTPTRWGPVATGGFPARLVEGD; this is translated from the coding sequence ATGGCACCTTCCGTCGCGACCAACACCACCGTGGACCTGGCCGGGCTGCTCGACTTCGTACGCCCCCGGCACCACGCGATCCTCCTCACCCGCCGCGCCGACGGCTCCCCGCAGGGCTCGCCGCTGACGTGCGGCGTCGACGACTCGGGGCGCATCGTCGTCTCGACGTACCCGGAGCGCGCGAAGACCCGCAACGCGCGCCGCGACCCGCGCGTCAGCATCCTCGTCCTGAGCGACGACTTCGGCGGCCCCTGGGTCCAGGTCGACGGGACGGCCGAGGTCATCGACGCCCCGGACTCCGTCGAGCCGCTCGTCGAGTACTTCCGCAACATCTCGGGCGAGCACCCCGACTGGGACGAGTACCGGGCCGCGATGATCAAGCAGGGCAAGTCGATCATCCGCGTCACGCCGACCCGCTGGGGACCGGTGGCGACGGGCGGCTTCCCGGCGAGGCTTGTCGAGGGGGACTGA
- a CDS encoding tetratricopeptide repeat protein, producing the protein MTATTAQDWEDRSAALWSRIDALAPEDFLARTDALAAELGADHPVALFERAAARDSLGRTDEAVPLYRRALRGELPGERRRRAVIQLASSRRALGDPEESISLLTAERAHGEDHLSDALTAVLALALADAGRAREGVAEAVAALAPHLPRYQRSMANYARMMGEAEAQKTSPSGD; encoded by the coding sequence ATGACCGCCACCACCGCCCAGGACTGGGAGGACCGCAGCGCCGCGCTGTGGTCCCGTATCGACGCGCTCGCCCCCGAGGACTTCCTCGCCCGCACCGACGCGCTCGCCGCCGAACTCGGCGCGGACCACCCCGTCGCGCTCTTCGAGCGCGCGGCGGCCCGCGACTCACTGGGCCGTACCGACGAGGCCGTACCGCTCTACCGGCGGGCGCTGCGCGGCGAGCTGCCCGGCGAGCGCCGCCGCCGCGCCGTCATCCAGCTCGCCAGCTCGCGGCGCGCGCTCGGCGACCCGGAGGAGTCCATCAGCCTCCTGACCGCCGAACGCGCCCACGGCGAGGACCACTTGAGCGACGCGCTGACCGCCGTGCTCGCCCTCGCGCTCGCCGACGCGGGACGCGCCCGCGAGGGCGTCGCCGAGGCCGTCGCCGCGCTCGCCCCGCACCTGCCGCGCTACCAGCGCTCGATGGCGAACTACGCCCGGATGATGGGGGAGGCAGAGGCGCAAAAAACCAGCCCCTCCGGCGATTGA
- a CDS encoding YceI family protein — MGLSARIRTRDGWAVPHAVVTMTDMTGTQVLRAQADTDGDVQDATDLKPGPYTVIVTAVGYAPAASTALVTVSGRAEAGTVVLARQGGTELPPPGPWSIDPVHSSVGAVAQHLGISSVRGRFTRFSGRIDISEDIARSQVTATIEAASIDTGNEMRDGHLRSADFLDVESYPELTYRSTAVVPAGQDRWTVEGELTMRGVARPVALDLSYLGTGADPWGGTRAAFRATTELHREDFKMNYNQVVQAGIAAIGTTLRVELDIQAVQGAELPQM; from the coding sequence ATGGGACTCAGCGCTCGTATCCGCACCCGCGACGGGTGGGCGGTACCGCACGCGGTCGTCACGATGACCGACATGACCGGCACGCAGGTCCTGCGCGCACAGGCCGACACCGACGGCGACGTCCAGGACGCCACCGACCTCAAGCCGGGCCCGTACACGGTGATCGTCACGGCCGTGGGCTACGCGCCCGCCGCGTCGACCGCCCTCGTCACGGTCTCCGGGCGGGCCGAGGCGGGGACCGTCGTCCTCGCCCGCCAGGGCGGCACCGAGCTGCCCCCGCCCGGCCCCTGGTCGATCGACCCGGTGCACTCCTCGGTCGGCGCGGTCGCGCAGCACCTGGGCATCTCCAGCGTCCGCGGGCGCTTCACGCGCTTCAGCGGCCGGATCGACATCTCCGAGGACATCGCCCGCTCGCAGGTCACCGCGACGATCGAGGCCGCGTCGATCGACACGGGCAACGAGATGCGCGACGGGCACCTGCGCTCCGCCGACTTCCTCGACGTCGAGAGCTACCCGGAGCTGACCTACCGCTCCACCGCCGTCGTCCCCGCGGGCCAGGACCGCTGGACCGTCGAGGGCGAACTGACGATGCGCGGCGTCGCCCGCCCCGTCGCCCTCGACCTCAGCTACCTCGGCACCGGCGCCGACCCCTGGGGCGGCACCCGCGCGGCCTTCCGTGCGACGACGGAGCTGCACCGCGAGGACTTCAAGATGAACTACAACCAGGTCGTCCAGGCGGGCATCGCGGCGATCGGCACGACGCTGCGGGTCGAACTGGACATCCAGGCGGTCCAGGGAGCGGAACTGCCCCAGATGTGA
- a CDS encoding MFS transporter yields the protein MATTTPSGVRGSHAKHGSSAPGDNGQVQMSHRQIMEALSGLLLGMFVAILSSTIVSNALPKIIGDLGGGQSAYTWVVTASLLAMTATTPLWGKLSDLFSKKLLVQVALVIYVLASAAAGLSQSAGMLIVCRVFQGIGVGGLSALAQIVMAAMIPPRERGKYSGYIGATFAVATVGGPLLGGVITDTSWLGWRWCFYVGVPFAIIALVVLQKTLHLPVVKRKVKVDWAGAFFVAAAVSLLLLWVTFAGDKYDWMSWQTGAMLAGAVVLGLIFVFVESKAAEPIIPLRLFRNRTITLSSLASLFVGIAMFAGTVFFSQYFQLARGKSPTMSGVLTIPMIAGLFISSTVSGQVITKTGRWKAWLVSGGALVTAGLGLLGTIEYDTAYWQIAIFMALMGLGIGMMMQNLVLCTQNQVKPQDLGSASSTVTFFRSLGGAVGVSALGAVLGNRVSDHIKDGIAALGPKAAKAAGGALGNDGAIPDVKTIPEPFRTVIESAYGSGVADVFLFAAPCALIAFIVTWFIKEVPLRTSMSQEPATTGEVTSEAPAQAAAQVPAPQAAALGATQPLPADGSGTATALATAPVAQATAAEPEDTAPTGGIPVSGYVRGAENAPLAQASVTLISLGGSQLGRAAARPDGGYTTEAPGAGSYVLIASADGFQPQATTVVVGEEPVTYDIVLSGTSGLAGVVRSADAGEPVPDAMVIVTDVRGDVLATGKTAAQGEFAFGELVPGQVTVAVNASGHRPAALPVEIAGTGVTRVEVALRSGAQVQGVVRAAGGPLRDARVTLVDAAGNVVGTTTTGDDGAYGFADLDGGEYTVIATGYPPVATGLTVNGAGAEGHDIELAHPGE from the coding sequence ATGGCAACAACCACACCATCCGGTGTGCGGGGCAGCCATGCCAAGCACGGTTCCTCGGCGCCTGGCGACAACGGCCAGGTGCAGATGAGCCACCGGCAGATCATGGAGGCGCTCTCCGGGCTGCTGCTCGGCATGTTCGTGGCGATCCTGTCGTCCACGATCGTCTCCAACGCCCTGCCGAAGATCATCGGCGACCTCGGTGGCGGCCAGAGCGCCTACACCTGGGTGGTCACGGCCTCGCTCCTCGCGATGACCGCGACGACGCCGCTGTGGGGCAAGCTCTCCGACCTGTTCAGCAAGAAGCTGCTGGTCCAGGTCGCCCTGGTGATCTACGTGCTGGCCTCCGCCGCCGCCGGTCTCTCGCAGAGCGCGGGGATGCTGATCGTCTGCCGCGTCTTCCAGGGCATAGGCGTGGGCGGTCTCTCCGCCCTCGCCCAGATCGTCATGGCGGCCATGATCCCGCCGCGCGAGCGCGGCAAGTACTCCGGCTACATCGGCGCGACCTTCGCGGTCGCCACCGTCGGCGGACCGCTGCTCGGCGGCGTCATCACCGACACCTCGTGGCTCGGCTGGCGCTGGTGCTTCTACGTCGGCGTGCCGTTCGCGATCATCGCGCTCGTCGTGCTCCAGAAGACGCTGCACCTGCCCGTCGTGAAGCGGAAGGTCAAGGTCGACTGGGCCGGCGCCTTCTTCGTCGCCGCCGCGGTCTCGCTGCTCCTGCTCTGGGTCACCTTCGCGGGTGACAAGTACGACTGGATGTCGTGGCAGACCGGGGCGATGCTCGCCGGCGCCGTGGTGCTCGGGCTGATCTTCGTCTTCGTCGAGTCGAAGGCGGCGGAGCCGATCATCCCGCTGCGGCTCTTCCGCAACCGGACGATCACGCTCTCCTCGCTCGCCTCGCTCTTCGTCGGTATCGCGATGTTCGCGGGCACCGTCTTCTTCAGCCAGTACTTCCAGCTGGCGCGGGGCAAGTCGCCGACGATGTCGGGTGTCCTCACCATCCCGATGATCGCGGGCCTCTTCATCTCCTCGACGGTCTCCGGCCAGGTCATCACCAAGACCGGGCGCTGGAAGGCGTGGCTGGTCTCCGGTGGCGCGCTCGTCACGGCGGGCCTCGGCCTGCTCGGCACGATCGAGTACGACACCGCGTACTGGCAGATCGCGATCTTCATGGCGCTCATGGGCCTCGGCATCGGCATGATGATGCAGAACCTCGTGCTCTGCACGCAGAACCAGGTCAAGCCGCAGGACCTCGGCTCCGCGAGCTCCACCGTCACCTTCTTCCGTTCCCTCGGTGGTGCGGTGGGCGTCTCGGCGCTCGGCGCGGTGCTCGGCAACCGGGTCAGCGACCACATCAAGGACGGCATCGCCGCGCTCGGCCCGAAGGCGGCCAAGGCCGCCGGAGGCGCGCTGGGCAACGACGGGGCCATCCCCGACGTGAAGACCATCCCGGAACCCTTCCGGACCGTGATCGAGAGCGCATACGGCTCCGGCGTCGCGGACGTGTTCCTCTTCGCCGCCCCGTGCGCGCTGATCGCCTTCATCGTCACGTGGTTCATCAAGGAGGTGCCGCTGCGCACCTCGATGAGCCAGGAGCCGGCCACGACCGGCGAGGTCACCTCGGAGGCGCCCGCACAGGCCGCCGCCCAGGTCCCGGCCCCGCAGGCCGCCGCCCTCGGCGCCACGCAGCCGCTCCCCGCGGACGGCAGCGGCACGGCGACCGCCCTCGCCACCGCCCCCGTCGCCCAGGCGACGGCAGCGGAGCCCGAGGACACGGCGCCGACCGGGGGCATCCCGGTCAGCGGTTACGTGCGCGGCGCCGAGAACGCGCCGCTGGCGCAGGCGAGCGTCACGCTCATCTCGCTCGGCGGCAGCCAGCTCGGCCGTGCCGCCGCCCGTCCCGACGGCGGGTACACGACCGAGGCGCCCGGCGCGGGCTCGTACGTACTGATCGCCTCGGCCGACGGTTTCCAGCCGCAGGCCACGACGGTCGTCGTCGGCGAGGAGCCGGTGACGTACGACATCGTGCTGAGCGGGACGAGCGGCCTCGCGGGCGTCGTCCGCAGCGCCGACGCCGGTGAGCCGGTCCCGGACGCGATGGTCATCGTGACCGACGTGCGCGGCGACGTCCTCGCCACGGGCAAGACGGCCGCGCAGGGCGAGTTCGCCTTCGGCGAGCTGGTCCCCGGACAGGTGACGGTCGCGGTCAACGCGAGCGGCCACCGCCCGGCGGCCCTCCCCGTCGAGATCGCGGGCACCGGGGTCACCCGGGTCGAGGTCGCGCTCCGGTCCGGCGCCCAGGTGCAGGGCGTCGTCCGCGCCGCGGGCGGACCGCTGCGCGACGCGCGGGTCACCCTCGTGGACGCGGCGGGCAACGTGGTCGGAACGACCACGACCGGGGACGACGGGGCCTACGGCTTCGCCGACCTGGACGGCGGCGAGTACACGGTCATCGCGACCGGATACCCGCCGGTGGCCACCGGTCTGACAGTCAACGGTGCCGGGGCCGAGGGCCACGACATCGAGCTCGCCCACCCGGGCGAGTAG
- a CDS encoding MarR family winged helix-turn-helix transcriptional regulator, protein MAKQPRYEELARQLSAFGVVKRSLGRILPPDCPGGSAAVLHLLSRYGEMRMSRLAELLAVDMSVTSRHVAHVADRGWVERVADPHDKRSRILRLTPEGTDLLAQLAERHVTALSYYLEDWSDEDVDQLNSLLARLRDSFGDCRTAWSKLPDSIAQTTGTPS, encoded by the coding sequence ATGGCCAAGCAGCCTCGATACGAGGAGCTGGCCCGTCAGCTCAGCGCCTTCGGCGTCGTCAAACGCAGCCTCGGCCGCATTCTCCCCCCCGACTGCCCCGGTGGTTCCGCCGCCGTCCTCCACCTGCTGAGCAGGTACGGAGAGATGCGGATGAGCAGACTGGCAGAGCTGCTCGCGGTGGACATGTCCGTGACCAGCCGGCACGTGGCACACGTGGCCGATCGGGGGTGGGTGGAACGCGTGGCGGACCCGCACGACAAGCGGTCCCGCATCCTGCGGCTCACACCCGAGGGCACGGACCTGCTGGCTCAGCTCGCCGAGCGCCATGTCACGGCGCTCTCCTACTACCTGGAGGACTGGTCCGACGAAGACGTCGACCAGCTCAACTCGCTGCTCGCGCGCCTGCGCGACAGCTTCGGGGACTGCCGGACCGCCTGGTCCAAGCTCCCGGACTCCATCGCACAGACCACCGGTACACCCTCGTAG
- a CDS encoding RNA polymerase sigma factor SigF, translated as MSAEQGSSKVLTLSKGTPDGLDRVAATPPARPFAGRSTLDTGLPQPRTEAVTERLAEDATDVPSDVLPLLAADVPLIDAPPAGIPPVVTPPADAPSGAAPETGAASSASLDTRTLSRALFLRLATLAQDSPERAYVRDTLIELNLPLVRYAAARFRSRNEPMEDIVQVGTIGLIKAIDRFDCERGVEFPTFAMPTVVGEIKRFFRDTSWSVRVPRRLQELRLALTKTSDELAQKLDRSPTVPELAKALGVSEDDVVDGLAVGNAYTASSLDSPAPEDDGGEGSLADRLGYEDTALEGVEYRESLKPLLAKLPPRERRIIMLRFFANMTQSQIGEEVGISQMHVSRLLTRTLAQLREGLIAD; from the coding sequence ATGTCCGCAGAACAGGGCAGCTCGAAGGTGCTCACGCTCAGCAAGGGCACCCCCGACGGGCTCGACCGGGTGGCCGCCACGCCTCCCGCCCGGCCCTTCGCGGGCCGCAGCACACTCGACACGGGGCTCCCGCAGCCCCGTACCGAAGCCGTCACGGAGCGCCTCGCCGAGGACGCCACCGACGTTCCGTCAGACGTGCTGCCGCTGCTCGCGGCTGACGTCCCGTTGATCGACGCGCCACCGGCCGGCATCCCGCCGGTCGTCACCCCGCCCGCCGACGCCCCGTCGGGAGCGGCGCCGGAGACGGGCGCCGCCTCCTCCGCGAGCCTCGACACCCGCACCCTCTCGCGCGCCCTCTTCCTGCGCCTGGCGACCCTCGCCCAGGACAGCCCCGAGCGCGCCTACGTCCGCGACACCCTCATCGAGCTGAACCTCCCGCTCGTGCGGTACGCGGCGGCACGCTTCCGCAGCCGCAACGAGCCGATGGAGGACATCGTCCAGGTCGGCACGATCGGCCTGATCAAGGCGATCGACCGCTTCGACTGCGAGCGCGGGGTCGAGTTCCCGACCTTCGCGATGCCGACCGTGGTCGGCGAGATCAAGCGGTTCTTCCGCGACACCTCGTGGTCGGTGCGGGTGCCGAGGCGGCTCCAGGAGCTGCGCCTCGCGCTCACCAAGACGAGCGACGAGCTGGCGCAGAAGCTCGACCGCTCCCCGACGGTGCCCGAGCTGGCGAAGGCCCTCGGCGTCTCCGAGGACGACGTCGTCGACGGTCTCGCGGTCGGGAACGCGTACACCGCCTCCTCGCTCGACTCCCCGGCCCCCGAGGACGACGGCGGCGAGGGCTCGCTCGCGGACCGCCTCGGCTACGAGGACACGGCCCTGGAGGGCGTCGAGTACCGCGAGTCGCTCAAGCCGCTGCTCGCGAAGCTCCCGCCCCGCGAGCGGCGGATCATCATGCTCCGCTTCTTCGCGAACATGACCCAGTCGCAGATCGGCGAGGAGGTCGGGATCTCGCAGATGCACGTGTCGCGGCTGCTCACGCGGACGCTGGCGCAGCTGCGGGAAGGGCTGATCGCGGACTGA
- a CDS encoding RNA polymerase sigma factor SigF: protein MAMTVPASTTPVTPPPTTPRSRGADTRALTQVLFARLKNLTPGSPEHGRVRAALIEANLPLVRYAAARFRSRNEPMEDVVQVGTIGLINAIDRFDPDRGVQFPTFAMPTVVGEIKRYFRDNVRTVHVPRRLHELWVQVNSAAEDLTTAHGRSPTTAEIAERLRIGEDEVLACIEAGRSYHATSLEAAQEGDGLPGLLDRLGYEDPALDGVEHRDLVRHLLVQLPEREQRILLLRYYNNLTQSQISAELGVSQMHVSRLLARSFARLRSANRIDA from the coding sequence ATGGCGATGACCGTGCCGGCCAGTACGACGCCCGTGACACCGCCGCCGACGACGCCCCGGAGCCGGGGGGCCGATACCCGCGCCCTGACCCAGGTGCTCTTCGCCCGGCTCAAGAACCTCACCCCCGGCAGCCCGGAGCACGGGCGGGTGCGGGCCGCGCTCATCGAGGCGAACCTGCCGCTCGTGCGCTACGCCGCGGCACGCTTCCGCAGCCGCAACGAGCCCATGGAGGACGTCGTCCAGGTCGGCACGATCGGCCTCATCAACGCGATCGACCGCTTCGACCCCGACCGGGGCGTGCAGTTCCCGACCTTCGCGATGCCCACCGTGGTCGGCGAGATCAAGCGGTACTTCCGCGACAACGTCCGCACCGTCCACGTACCGCGCAGGCTCCACGAGTTGTGGGTGCAGGTCAACAGCGCCGCCGAGGACCTCACGACCGCGCACGGCCGCTCCCCCACCACCGCCGAGATCGCCGAGCGCCTGCGCATCGGCGAGGACGAGGTGCTCGCCTGCATCGAGGCGGGCCGCTCGTACCACGCGACCTCGCTGGAGGCCGCGCAGGAGGGCGACGGGCTCCCCGGGCTGCTCGACCGGCTCGGGTACGAGGACCCCGCGCTCGACGGCGTCGAACACCGCGACCTCGTGCGCCACCTGCTCGTCCAGCTCCCCGAGCGCGAGCAGCGCATCCTCCTGCTGCGGTACTACAACAACCTGACGCAGAGCCAGATCAGCGCCGAGCTGGGCGTCTCGCAAATGCACGTGTCACGTTTGCTCGCGCGCAGCTTCGCGCGTCTCAGATCCGCAAACAGGATCGACGCGTAA
- a CDS encoding peptidoglycan-binding protein, whose protein sequence is MATPLSAAALLTALRAEGVSVVEHPGWRTHNRNTKGPWGPVNGVMIHHTVTSGTAATVALCSAGRSDLPGPLCHGVIAKDGMVHLVGNGRANHAGSGDSAVLAAVVAERALPAPHRQDTDGNTRFYGFECENLGNGKDPWPEAQLTAIARVSAALCRAHGWGAASVIGHREWTNQKIDPAGFTMASLRSRVAALLARRTAPALAPFPGADWFHKAPKSALVTAMGRRLVAEGCSAYAEGPGPQWTAADRASYAKWQRKLGYTGADADGWPGAASWRALKVPGV, encoded by the coding sequence ATGGCCACCCCGCTCTCCGCCGCCGCCCTGCTCACCGCCCTGCGCGCCGAAGGCGTCAGTGTCGTCGAGCACCCCGGCTGGCGCACCCACAACCGCAACACGAAGGGCCCCTGGGGGCCCGTCAACGGCGTCATGATCCACCACACCGTCACCTCGGGCACCGCCGCGACCGTCGCGCTGTGCTCCGCCGGACGGTCCGACCTGCCCGGTCCGCTGTGCCACGGCGTCATCGCCAAGGACGGCATGGTGCACCTGGTCGGCAACGGCCGCGCCAACCACGCCGGTTCGGGCGACTCGGCGGTGCTCGCCGCCGTCGTCGCCGAGCGCGCGCTGCCCGCGCCGCACCGCCAGGACACCGACGGCAACACCCGCTTCTACGGCTTCGAGTGCGAGAACCTCGGCAACGGCAAGGACCCCTGGCCCGAGGCCCAGCTCACCGCGATCGCCCGCGTCTCCGCCGCGCTCTGCCGCGCGCACGGCTGGGGCGCGGCCTCCGTCATCGGCCACCGCGAGTGGACGAACCAGAAGATCGACCCGGCAGGCTTCACCATGGCCTCGCTCCGCTCCCGCGTCGCCGCACTGCTCGCGCGGAGGACCGCGCCCGCCCTGGCTCCCTTCCCCGGCGCCGACTGGTTCCACAAGGCCCCGAAGTCCGCGCTCGTCACGGCGATGGGCCGCCGCCTCGTCGCCGAGGGCTGCTCCGCGTACGCCGAGGGCCCCGGCCCCCAGTGGACGGCCGCCGACCGCGCCTCGTACGCGAAGTGGCAGCGCAAGCTCGGCTACACCGGCGCCGACGCGGACGGCTGGCCGGGGGCGGCTTCGTGGCGGGCGTTGAAGGTGCCGGGGGTGTGA